A genomic segment from Chanos chanos chromosome 2, fChaCha1.1, whole genome shotgun sequence encodes:
- the nox1 gene encoding NADPH oxidase 1 has product MGNWIINHGLTAFILFLWMGINIFLFVYFYFFYDLPDRFFYTRHLLSSALAWARAPAAVLNFNCMLILLPVCRNLLSLIRGSFMCCGRTMRKQLDKNLSFHKLVAYMIGLMTAVHTVAHLLNVEWYNNSIRGEYDRLSTALSMLEDDPDDNTTYLNPIRSNSTTPTYFVFTTIAGLTGVVITLALILIITSSMEVIRRSYFEVFWYTHHLFVIFFAGLVFHGAGRIVRSQTASSLEEHNITLCKDQPENWGKIPECPIPQFAGGFPQTWMWVIGPMVIYLFERLLRFIRYMQKVTYRKIVMHPSKVLELQLVKAGFKMEVGQYVFLNCPSISQLEWHPFTMTSAPEEDFFSVHIRSAGDWTDKLIEMVQNLPEGGQGPKMGVDGPFGTASEDVFDYEVSMLVGAGIGVTPFASILKSIWYKFKDSNPKLRTRKIYFYWLCRETHAFEWFADLLQVQEKEMEERGMGDFLTYKLYLTGWDQSHAAHAMVHFDKDTDIITGLKQKTHYGRPNWDKEFEQVRKENPSSVVGTFLCGPAALAKVLEKKCVKYSDVDPRRTKFYFNKENF; this is encoded by the exons ATGGGGAACTGGATTATCAATCACGGATTAACCGCCTTCATACTG TTCTTATGGATGGGAATCAACAtattcctgtttgtttatttctactTTTTCTATGATTTGCCCGATCGGTTTTTCTACACACGACACCTCTTGTCG TCAGCACTCGCCTGGGCCAGAGCTCCTGCTGCTGTTCTCAATTTCAACTGTATGCTCATTTTGCTGCCAGTATGCCGGAATCTTCTATCTCTCATACGCGGCTCCTTTATG TGCTGTGGAAGAACTATGAGGAAACAGCTGGACAAAAATTTGAGCTTTCACAAGCTGGTTGCCTACATGATTGGCTTGAtgacag CTGTACACACTGTGGCCCATTTGCTGAATGTTGAGTGGTACAACAACAGCATACGCGGTGAATACGATAGACTGAGCACTGCGCTCTCAATGCTTGAAGATGACCCCGATGATAACACCACATACTTGAACCCTATTCGTTCCAATTCTACC ACTCCCACCTATTTCGTGTTCACCACTATTGCTGGCCTCACTGGCGTTGTCATTACTCTTGCTCTCATACTCATCATCACTTCATCCATGGAGGTGATTCGACGCAGCTACTTTGAGGTCTTCTGGTACACTCATCACCTCTTTGTGATTTTCTTTGCTGGGCTAGTCTTCCATGGAGCTGG GCGCATTGTGAGAAGTCAGACTGCGTCGAGCCTGGAAGAACACAATATCACTCTCTGCAAAGACCAACCTGAGAACTGGGGAAAGATTCCAGAGTGTCCAATTCCTCAGTTTGCAGGAGGGTTTCCACAG ACCTGGATGTGGGTGATCGGTCCTATGGTAATCTATTTATTTGAGCGACTGCTGCGTTTCATCCGCTACATGCAGAAGGTCACATATCGCAAG ATTGTGATGCACCCATCCAAAGTGCTGGAACTGCAGTTGGTAAAAGCTGGGTTTAAGATGGAGGTGGGACAGTATGTCTTTTTGAACTGCCCATCCATTTCCCAGCTGGAATGGCACCCTTTCACAATGACATCAGCTCCTGAGGAGGACTTCTTTAGTGTGCATATCCGTTCTGCAGGCGACTGGACAGATAAACTCATTGAGATGGTGCAAAACCTCCCTGAGGGAGGCCAGGGACCCAA GATGGGAGTGGATGGGCCATTTGGAACTGCTAGTGAAGATGTATTTGACTATGAGGTTAGCATGCTTGTGGGTGCTGGAATTGGAGTGACCCCTTTCGCTTCCATCTTGAAGTCCATTTGGTACAAGTTCAAGGATTCTAACCCCAAACTGCGCACCAGAAAG ATATATTTTTATTGGCTGTGTCGCGAGACACATGcctttgagtggtttgcagatCTTCTACAGGTTcaggagaaagaaatggaggagAGAGGCATGGGAGACTTTCTTACATATAAACTCTACCTTACCGGTTGGGATCAGAGTCAT GCAGCTCATGCGATGGTTCATTTCGATAAGGACACCGATATAATCACCGGCCTCAAACAGAAGACTCATTACGGAAGGCCTAACTGGGACAAGGAATTTGAACAAGTCCGCAAAGAGAACCCCTC TTCGGTGGTTGGCACGTTCCTCTGTGGGCCAGCGGCTTTGGCGAAGGTCTTGGAGAAAAAATGTGTTAAGTATTCAGATGTGGATCCTCGGAGGACCAAGTTTTACTTCAACAAGGAGAATTTCTAA